In Novosphingobium sp. RL4, the sequence GATGGCGAGCGAACAGACCGGTGCCAAGCCACAGGAAGGCCAGTCTGCTCCGCTCGGCAATCCGGCCCTGTCGGATGGCGATACGACCGAGGAGATCGGCGATGCGCCGGTTCGCGATGCTGAACTGAACGCGCCGCTGCCCGCGATCGACCAGTTCGAGGTGACGCCAGTCCAGTTCGCGGAAAAGAAAGAAGATACCAAGGACGTCGAAGTCGCTTACGAAACCCGGATCGACGGGCTGGCGACCGCTGACGACGAGACCGAAACGGACATGCGCAGCGAGTTCCGGTCGCTTTCCGCCCTGAAGAAGGGCGGCGGCAAGGCGGCGAACGTGGCGATGCTCAATGCCCGGCTCACCGAAGACAGCGCGCTGATGCAGACCGTGCTGGCGTCCGAGGGCTGGTATTCGCCCGTGGTGAACACCCGCATCGAACCGGCGGCCGAAGGCGGGCTGGTCGCGGTCGTTTCGGTGGCACCGGGTAAGCGCTATACTTTCTCCGATATCGTGGTGAAGGCCGATCCGACAGTGCCGGCGGACCTGATCGCCCGGAACCTTTCCATCAAGGTCGGTGAGCCGATCGTCGCCCAGCGCGTTCAGGGTGCCGAAGCGCAAGTCGCGTTGGCGCTGCCTGAAAACGGCTATGCCTTCGCCAAGGTGGGTGACCGTGACATCCTGCTCGATCAGGAAAGCGCCGACGGCGTCTACACGCTGCCTGTCGACGTCGGCCCGCGCGGTCGGTTCGGCGGTTTCACCACTTCGGGCGACCTGGCCTTTGATGCCGAACATGTTGGCGTACTCGCCCGTTTCAAGCGCGGCGAACTTTATGACAGCCGAAAGGTGGACGACCTGCGCAAGGCGCTGGTGGCGACGAGCCTGTTCTCCACCGTTTCGGTCGAGCCGCGCAAGACCGGCGAGGCAGTTGGCGACGGTACGGAATACGTGACGCTGAACGTCCAGCAGGATGCCGGGCCGCCACGCACGATCGCCGGTTCTCTGGGCTATGCCACGGGCGAGGGCATCACCGCTCAGGCGACCTGGACACATCGCAACATGTTCCCGCCGGAAGGCGCGCTGATCGCCAAGGCCATAGCCGGTACCCGGCAGCAGGGCGCGGGCGTGACCTTCCGTCGTTCCAATTCGGGCAAGCGAGACCGGACGTTCGAACTGGTGGCCGAGGCCTTCCACAACGACTACGACGCCTACAGTGCCTACACCGGCCGCATCGCAGCGCGTATCGCGCGCGATTCCACGCCGATCTGGCAAAAGAAGTATACTTACGCATTCGGCATCGAAATGCTGGGAACGGCGGAAACCGACTATAACCGCACGACCGGCAACCGCGACCGCAAGCTCTATTACGTCGCAGGCGTGAACGGCCAGATCGGGCTCGACCAGACGGACAGCCTGCTCGATCCGACCAAGGGTTACCGCCTGACCACGCTGATCCAGCCCGAAGCCACCGTGCGCAACGGCTTTGACCCCTATGTTCGCGCGCGGGTAGATGCTTCGGCCTATTACCCGGTGACTGACAGCCTCGTTCTCGCCGGCCGTGTGCGCTTCGGTACGATCCAGGGCGCTGGCCTGTTCGACATTGCGCCGTCACGCAGGCTTTATGCAGGCGGCGGTGGCTCCGTTCGCGGCTATGCCTACCAGGCGCTTGGCGAACAGGCGGCAGACGGTACCGCCGTGGGCGGACGCAGCCTCAACGAAGGTTCGGTCGAGGCGCGCTATCGCTTCGGCAATTACGGCGTGGTGGCATTCGTCGACGCGGGGCAGGCCTATCGGGAGACGATGCCGCAGTTCAACAACTTGCGCTACGGCGTGGGTCTTGGCGGCCGTTTCTACACCAACTTCGGCCCCGTGCGCCTCGACATCGCGACGCCGATTGCCCGGCAACCGGGTGAATCGCGCTTCAACCTCTACGTTTCGATTGGGCAGGCATTCTGATGTCGGAAGAAGACACCATGATCCCGGCCGACGAGCCCGAAGCGCCGGTCGAAAACGGCAAGCCGCGTCCCACGCTCGGACGCCGCCTGCGCATTCGCGTGCTCAAGACGGTGGTCGGGCTGGTGCTCGGCGTGATCGTGTTGGTCGCGGCGGTCATCTTTGGCATCGATACCGGGCCGGGTCACCGTTTCGTGGCAGAACAGATCGCGGGGCTGCAGTTCCAGAACGGCATGAGGATCAAGGTCGGCCGGATCGAGGGTTCGCTCTACAAGCGCATGACCTTGCACGATCTTTCCGTCAGCGATCCGCAGGGCGAATTCCTGTTTTCGCCCGAAATCGATGTGGACTGGCGCCCCTTCGCCTATCTCGAAAACCATGTGGACGTGCGCAGCGCCACGGCGCAGCGGATGATCCTGCGGCGTGTCCCCAAGTTCAAGCCGACCCCGCCCAGCAACGAACCGCTGCTGCCCGACCTTGACGTGGACGTGGGCGTGTTGCGGATCGACCGCTTCATTTCGGAGCCGCCGGTTTCCGGCAATCGCCGTATCGTCACCATCGATGGGAAGGCGCACATTTCCGATGGCCGCGCGCAAGTGTCGGCCAAGGGCGGCACGATTGCGATCGAGGGCAAGGAAGGCGGGGACCGCTTCAACCTGCTGCTAGACGCGGTGCCTGCCAAGAACCGGCTGGCAATCGACGTTGACCTCGATGCCCCGACCGGTGGGGTCATCGCCGCTCTCGGCGGGCTCAAGCAGCCGCTGCGGCTCAAGCTGGGCGGCAAGGGCGACTGGAAGGCGTGGAACGGCCAATTCGATGCTGATCTCGGTGATGGCGAACTGGCCCGGCTGGCGCTGACCGCGCGGAACGGGACATTCGCGATCAAGGGGCCAACGCGTGTCGCGCGGCTGCTCACGGGGCCGACCGCAAGCCTGCTTGGCCCGATCACCAACCTCGATGTAACGGCGGCATTGGCCGAACGGCGCGCGACGCTGACCGGTAGGGTCTGGAGCGATGCTTTTACGCTGACCCCGGACGGGGTGATCGACCTTTCCAACAACAGTTTTCAGGACCTGAAGCTGAACTTCGCCCTGCTCAAGCCGGCAGCGCTGGCGCCGAACCTCAGCGGTTCGGGCCTGACCGCGGCCCTCGCGCTTGACGGTGCGTTCACCACGCCGAAGGTTGCCTATCGCATCAATGCCGCCCGCGTGGTCATGAACGACATGGGGCTCGAGCGCCTGTCCGCCAGCGGCGCGGCGCGCGTGGATGCCGACAAGATTCTGATCCCGGTGTCCGCACGCGTGCAGCGGGTGACGGGGCTGGACACGGTTGCAGGCGGTTCGCTAGCCAACGTCACGCTGAACGGCGATCTCGCCATCGACGGGACGCGCGTGCTGTCGGACAACATGCGGCTGAAATCCGATCGTATCGATGCCGGGCTGATCCTGGTGGCGGACGTCGCCAAGGGTTTCTACACCGGCGCCATTGACGGCAAGATCGACAATTACCGGCTGGACAGCGTCGGCATCTTCAACATCCGCACCAACATGGACCTGAAGAGCGAAGGCAGTGGCTTCGCGCTGGACGGGACCGTGCGTGCGCGTTCGACCAAGCTTCTGAACGAGAGCCTCCAGACCTATCTGGGCGGCAATTTCGCGGCATCCTCACGCGTTCATTATGGGCCGGACGGCGTCGTGCGCTTTTCCTCGCTGCAGCTCAACGCGCCCGAACTCAAGGTCCAGGGCGGGCAGGGAAGCTGGTCGCCCAATGGCCGCATATCGCTGGCCGCGCGTGGCAGTTCCACCCGTTACGGCGCCATCGGCGTGCGCGTGACGGGCACGATCGCAAACCCCGATGCGCATGTCACGGCGGAACGTCCGGGCCTCGGGATCGGTCTTGCCAACCTCGATGCACGGATCAACGGCATTCGTGGCGGCTATCGCTTCGACATGACCGGGGACACCGATTACGGCCCGCTCAAGGCCGATGTCTCGCTGGGGCTCGGCAAGCAGATGGCGGTAGACATCAACAGCGCCAACCTTTCGGGCGTCGATTTCGCCGGACGCATGGTGCAGACCGCCTCCGGCCCGTTCGCGGGCGAATTGACCGCCAAGGGCAACGGCATCGGCGGTGCGCTGAGGCTGGACGCCGAGGGCAAGTACCAGGCTGTCGACTTCAACTTGCGCGCCAAGGATGCGGTCTTCGCTGGACCCGCCAATCTCACGATCGGTTCAGCGATCATCGACGGCCGCGCCGTGCTGTATGACCAGCCTGCAGTCGTCGCCGATGCGCAGATTGCGGGCACGACCATCGGCGCCTTCAATCTCGCTGCGGCGCGTGTCCTCGTGGATTATCGCGATGGGCGCGGCAAGGCGAAGGGTCTTGTAGAAGGCGTCAGCGGCGTTCCGTTCCGGGTCGCGCTTAACGCCGATCTTGCCCCTGAACTCTGGCGCGTGGCGCTGGAGGGCAAGGTACGCGGCCTTACCCTCAAGACGCAGTCTCC encodes:
- a CDS encoding autotransporter assembly complex protein TamA, with amino-acid sequence MPWLISQKPACSLSLRDGAGLATISILLALSAAPVHAQESSAVQPQAAAPAPASPAASPAIEDDGVQAGKIVVPAPPANLPLPEVKTIIPDDEFNKAIPRLDPQDDSELDKPLESIEAFERRMASEQTGAKPQEGQSAPLGNPALSDGDTTEEIGDAPVRDAELNAPLPAIDQFEVTPVQFAEKKEDTKDVEVAYETRIDGLATADDETETDMRSEFRSLSALKKGGGKAANVAMLNARLTEDSALMQTVLASEGWYSPVVNTRIEPAAEGGLVAVVSVAPGKRYTFSDIVVKADPTVPADLIARNLSIKVGEPIVAQRVQGAEAQVALALPENGYAFAKVGDRDILLDQESADGVYTLPVDVGPRGRFGGFTTSGDLAFDAEHVGVLARFKRGELYDSRKVDDLRKALVATSLFSTVSVEPRKTGEAVGDGTEYVTLNVQQDAGPPRTIAGSLGYATGEGITAQATWTHRNMFPPEGALIAKAIAGTRQQGAGVTFRRSNSGKRDRTFELVAEAFHNDYDAYSAYTGRIAARIARDSTPIWQKKYTYAFGIEMLGTAETDYNRTTGNRDRKLYYVAGVNGQIGLDQTDSLLDPTKGYRLTTLIQPEATVRNGFDPYVRARVDASAYYPVTDSLVLAGRVRFGTIQGAGLFDIAPSRRLYAGGGGSVRGYAYQALGEQAADGTAVGGRSLNEGSVEARYRFGNYGVVAFVDAGQAYRETMPQFNNLRYGVGLGGRFYTNFGPVRLDIATPIARQPGESRFNLYVSIGQAF
- a CDS encoding translocation/assembly module TamB domain-containing protein yields the protein MSEEDTMIPADEPEAPVENGKPRPTLGRRLRIRVLKTVVGLVLGVIVLVAAVIFGIDTGPGHRFVAEQIAGLQFQNGMRIKVGRIEGSLYKRMTLHDLSVSDPQGEFLFSPEIDVDWRPFAYLENHVDVRSATAQRMILRRVPKFKPTPPSNEPLLPDLDVDVGVLRIDRFISEPPVSGNRRIVTIDGKAHISDGRAQVSAKGGTIAIEGKEGGDRFNLLLDAVPAKNRLAIDVDLDAPTGGVIAALGGLKQPLRLKLGGKGDWKAWNGQFDADLGDGELARLALTARNGTFAIKGPTRVARLLTGPTASLLGPITNLDVTAALAERRATLTGRVWSDAFTLTPDGVIDLSNNSFQDLKLNFALLKPAALAPNLSGSGLTAALALDGAFTTPKVAYRINAARVVMNDMGLERLSASGAARVDADKILIPVSARVQRVTGLDTVAGGSLANVTLNGDLAIDGTRVLSDNMRLKSDRIDAGLILVADVAKGFYTGAIDGKIDNYRLDSVGIFNIRTNMDLKSEGSGFALDGTVRARSTKLLNESLQTYLGGNFAASSRVHYGPDGVVRFSSLQLNAPELKVQGGQGSWSPNGRISLAARGSSTRYGAIGVRVTGTIANPDAHVTAERPGLGIGLANLDARINGIRGGYRFDMTGDTDYGPLKADVSLGLGKQMAVDINSANLSGVDFAGRMVQTASGPFAGELTAKGNGIGGALRLDAEGKYQAVDFNLRAKDAVFAGPANLTIGSAIIDGRAVLYDQPAVVADAQIAGTTIGAFNLAAARVLVDYRDGRGKAKGLVEGVSGVPFRVALNADLAPELWRVALEGKVRGLTLKTQSPARILPKDGGYELLPTTIGFGQGTAKVAGTYGAGMKIQSRLENVDVGLINAFVPGYGLGGKASGSFDFEQASSTAFPRADARMSLVNFTRTSSSTVSQPVDINFVGKLLPDGGEARAVFRKQGSVIGRMVASLRPLPPGEGAWSTRLFQAPLGGGIRYNGPADTLFSFAGQPGQTLTGSVGVAADFSCRLTDPCITGLVKGKDLTYEYQAYGTRLSNMTLDGKFNGNSFELTSLNANAGSGTVSASGRLSLAADAGYPMDLDVKLDRARLARSDSLSASATGTLNLTKRAGETPLLSGDLRLPETRYEIVRQGAVEVPHLTGVRFKPRSGPMRVTGDEPAVPMSSAFSSVRLDLHLKAPEKLYVSGMGLESEWSADFRLSGTSSAPSMAGEVKLVRGTLGFAGRSFELSDGLISFNGGQTIDPTVAITATETIDDIDVTVSVSGRAYNPQIDFSSDPSLPDDEVLSRILFGSSIANLSAIQAVQLASSLNSLRATGGGINPLGKLRSAAGIDRLRILSPDEASGRGTALAAGQYLTDDIYVELITDARGFTATQLEVSVTKWLSVLSQAGGSGVNSLNVRIKKDY